The following coding sequences lie in one Mycobacterium gordonae genomic window:
- the eccD gene encoding type VII secretion integral membrane protein EccD produces MTSGTVMPIVRVAILADSRLTEMALPTELPLREILPAVQRLVVPAAGNGDDAQGAPYLSLAPIGGAPFSLDASLDTVGVVDGDLLALQPVPAGPAAPGIVEDIADAAMIFSVSRRNPWGVKHIQRGAVAAVIGVTLLATGLSAAHRVATGALAGLVAVSAIAAVVAITGLLSTARSPRTGVALSIAALAPIATALALAVPGRFGAAQVLLAAAGVAAWSLIALIVPSTERERAVGFFTASAVVGLTIALAAGAELLWRLPILALGCGLIVAALLITIQAAQLSALWARFPLPVIPAPGDPTPSAPSLRVLEDLPRRVRISDAHQNGFIAAAVVLSVLGSVAIALRPETLSVAGWYVVAAASLAATLRARVWDSAACKAWLLAQPFLVAGALLVYYAATGRFLGAFVAVLTLALLVLAWIVVALNPSIASPDSYSLPLRRLLGFLAAGLDASLIPVMAFLVGLFAWVLNR; encoded by the coding sequence ATGACGTCCGGCACCGTCATGCCTATCGTCCGCGTCGCCATTCTCGCGGACAGCCGGCTGACGGAGATGGCGTTGCCCACCGAGTTGCCGCTGCGCGAGATTCTTCCGGCGGTGCAGCGTCTGGTGGTCCCCGCGGCCGGCAACGGTGACGATGCGCAAGGCGCCCCCTACCTGAGCCTGGCGCCCATCGGTGGAGCGCCGTTCAGCCTGGACGCCAGCCTGGACACCGTCGGAGTGGTCGACGGGGATCTGCTCGCCCTGCAGCCGGTGCCGGCCGGCCCCGCCGCGCCGGGGATCGTCGAGGACATCGCCGATGCGGCCATGATCTTCTCCGTGTCGCGACGGAACCCGTGGGGCGTCAAGCATATTCAGCGTGGCGCGGTGGCCGCGGTGATCGGTGTGACGCTGTTGGCCACCGGCCTCTCGGCCGCCCACCGGGTGGCCACCGGAGCCCTGGCCGGCTTGGTGGCCGTCAGTGCGATCGCAGCCGTCGTCGCGATCACCGGGCTGCTGAGCACCGCTCGGTCTCCACGCACCGGGGTGGCGCTGTCGATCGCCGCGCTGGCGCCGATCGCGACAGCGCTGGCGCTAGCGGTGCCGGGGAGGTTCGGCGCCGCGCAGGTGCTGCTGGCCGCGGCCGGGGTCGCCGCGTGGTCACTCATCGCCCTGATCGTCCCCAGCACCGAACGCGAGCGCGCGGTCGGCTTCTTCACCGCCTCGGCGGTGGTCGGGCTCACCATCGCGCTGGCAGCGGGAGCCGAATTGCTCTGGCGTCTGCCGATATTGGCCCTCGGCTGCGGGCTGATCGTGGCGGCGCTGTTGATCACCATCCAGGCGGCTCAGCTCTCGGCGCTGTGGGCGCGTTTTCCGCTGCCGGTCATCCCGGCGCCGGGTGATCCCACCCCGTCCGCCCCGTCGTTGCGCGTGCTCGAGGACCTGCCGCGCCGGGTGCGGATCAGCGACGCCCACCAGAACGGTTTCATCGCCGCCGCGGTCGTGCTCAGCGTGCTGGGGTCGGTCGCGATCGCGCTGCGGCCCGAGACGTTGAGCGTCGCGGGTTGGTACGTGGTGGCGGCCGCTTCGCTTGCGGCCACGCTGCGGGCGCGGGTGTGGGATTCGGCCGCCTGCAAGGCGTGGCTGCTGGCCCAGCCGTTCCTGGTGGCCGGCGCGCTCTTGGTGTACTACGCCGCGACCGGGCGATTCCTGGGCGCCTTCGTAGCCGTGCTGACGTTGGCGCTGCTCGTGCTGGCCTGGATCGTGGTGGCGCTGAACCCGTCGATCGCCTCGCCGGACAGCTACTCACTGCCGCTGCGCCGGTTGCTGGGCTTTCTGGCCGCCGGGCTCGACGCGTCACTGATCCCGGTGATGGCGTTCCTGGTCGGACTTTTCGCCTGGGTGCTCAATCGATGA
- the mycP gene encoding type VII secretion-associated serine protease mycosin, translating to MRRAAGLGCCTALLALGQVPVVATAPPALAISPPVVDAAAPPPSGAPGPVQVMEQRGPCSISGVIPGSDPGAPTPSQSLLNLPAAWQFSRGEGQVVAIIDTGVRPGPRLNNVEAGGDFVESTDGLTDCDGHGTLVAGIVAGQPGDDGFSGVAPAARLLSLRVTSAKYSPRTPGGDPTLARAAIDIEALARAIVHAADRGARVINISAITCLPADRTVDQAALGAAIRYAAVDKDVVIVAAAGNSGPTGSVAGGTSCESNPLTDLSRPGDPRNWAGVTSVSVPSWWQPYVLSAASVSSGGRPSKFTMAGPWVGIAAPGENIASVSNGDGGGLANGLPDDHQQLVPLSGTSYAAGYVSGVAALVRAKYPELPAAEVVRRLTATAQNGPRDPSNLVGAGMLDAVAALTWQLPSAPGGAPASTSVKPVAVPPRPAAANTTPRNVALAGAGVLTLVVLITAATVAVVRRRKEPTP from the coding sequence ATGAGACGTGCCGCTGGATTGGGTTGCTGCACAGCGCTGCTGGCGTTGGGGCAGGTCCCGGTGGTCGCGACGGCGCCGCCGGCGCTGGCGATCAGCCCGCCGGTGGTGGACGCAGCGGCGCCACCGCCGAGTGGGGCGCCGGGGCCCGTACAGGTGATGGAGCAGCGCGGCCCGTGCAGCATCTCCGGCGTCATACCGGGCAGCGATCCCGGCGCGCCGACACCCAGCCAGTCCCTCCTGAACCTGCCGGCGGCGTGGCAATTCTCCCGCGGCGAAGGCCAGGTGGTGGCGATCATCGACACCGGCGTGCGGCCGGGCCCGCGGCTGAACAATGTGGAGGCCGGCGGTGACTTCGTGGAGTCCACCGACGGGCTGACCGACTGCGACGGGCACGGCACGCTGGTCGCCGGGATCGTTGCCGGCCAGCCCGGTGACGACGGCTTCTCCGGCGTGGCGCCCGCGGCCCGGCTGCTGTCGCTGCGGGTGACGTCGGCCAAGTACTCGCCGCGCACTCCGGGCGGTGACCCGACGCTCGCGCGGGCGGCCATCGACATCGAGGCGCTGGCCCGGGCCATCGTGCACGCGGCCGATCGCGGCGCCCGGGTGATCAACATTTCGGCGATCACCTGCCTGCCCGCCGACCGCACCGTGGATCAGGCCGCGCTGGGAGCTGCGATCAGGTATGCAGCGGTCGACAAGGACGTGGTGATCGTGGCCGCCGCCGGCAACAGCGGCCCGACCGGATCGGTCGCAGGCGGCACGTCGTGTGAATCCAACCCGCTCACCGACCTGAGCCGCCCCGGCGATCCGCGCAACTGGGCCGGCGTCACGTCGGTCTCGGTGCCGTCTTGGTGGCAGCCCTACGTGCTGTCCGCCGCGTCCGTCTCGTCGGGCGGCCGGCCCTCGAAGTTCACCATGGCCGGTCCGTGGGTGGGCATCGCGGCGCCCGGGGAAAACATAGCGTCGGTGAGCAACGGCGACGGCGGCGGTCTGGCCAACGGCCTGCCCGACGACCACCAGCAGCTCGTACCGCTCAGCGGCACCAGCTATGCGGCCGGCTACGTCTCCGGCGTCGCGGCGCTGGTTCGCGCCAAGTATCCGGAGCTACCGGCCGCCGAGGTGGTGCGCCGGCTCACCGCGACCGCGCAGAACGGTCCGCGGGACCCGTCCAACCTGGTCGGCGCCGGCATGCTCGATGCGGTCGCGGCACTGACCTGGCAACTGCCGTCGGCACCCGGCGGGGCACCGGCCTCGACCTCGGTGAAGCCGGTGGCCGTTCCGCCGCGACCGGCGGCAGCGAACACCACACCGCGCAACGTGGCGTTGGCCGGAGCCGGCGTGCTGACCTTGGTCGTCCTCATCACCGCAGCGACGGTGGCGGTAGTGCGCCGCCGGAAGGAGCCCACCCCGTGA
- the esxG gene encoding type VII secretion system protein EsxG — translation MSMLDAHIPQLVSSQAAFGAKAGLMRHTIGQAEQAAMSAQAFHQGESSAAFQAAHARFVEVAARVNTLLDIAQANLGEAAGTYVAADAAAASSYTGF, via the coding sequence ATGAGTATGTTGGACGCTCATATTCCGCAGTTGGTGTCCTCGCAGGCGGCGTTCGGCGCCAAGGCGGGGTTGATGCGACACACCATCGGCCAGGCCGAGCAGGCGGCCATGTCGGCGCAAGCGTTTCACCAGGGTGAGTCCTCAGCGGCGTTTCAGGCTGCCCACGCCCGTTTCGTCGAGGTGGCGGCTCGGGTGAACACCTTGCTCGATATCGCGCAGGCGAACCTGGGTGAGGCTGCCGGCACGTATGTGGCCGCCGACGCCGCGGCCGCTTCGTCCTACACCGGCTTCTGA
- a CDS encoding trans-aconitate 2-methyltransferase, translated as MWDPDVYLAFADHRSRPFYDLLSRVGADRARRVVDLGCGPGHLTRYLSKRWPQAVIEAIDSSPEMVAAARERGIDAVTGDLRNWKPQPDTDVVVSNAALHWVPEHSDLLLKWVGQLPGGSWIAVQIPGNFDTPSHAAVRALARREPYAKIMRDIPFRVGAVVHPPAHYADLLMDAGCRVDAWETTYLHQLTGEHPVLQWITGTALVPVRERLDDDGFDQFRQELIPLLDDAYPPRADGTTIFPFRRLFIVAQVDGRRSAG; from the coding sequence ATGTGGGATCCCGACGTATACCTGGCCTTTGCGGACCATCGCAGCCGTCCCTTCTACGACCTGTTGTCGCGGGTGGGCGCCGACCGGGCGCGCCGCGTGGTCGACCTCGGCTGCGGTCCCGGCCATCTGACCCGGTACCTGTCCAAGCGCTGGCCGCAGGCGGTGATCGAGGCTATCGACAGCTCTCCGGAGATGGTGGCCGCGGCCCGCGAACGCGGGATCGACGCCGTCACCGGAGACCTGCGCAACTGGAAGCCGCAACCGGACACCGACGTCGTGGTCAGTAATGCGGCCTTGCACTGGGTGCCCGAGCACTCCGATCTGTTGCTCAAATGGGTCGGCCAACTGCCCGGCGGATCGTGGATCGCCGTTCAGATTCCCGGAAACTTCGATACCCCTTCGCACGCCGCCGTACGCGCCCTGGCGCGTCGGGAGCCTTACGCAAAGATCATGCGTGACATACCGTTTCGGGTGGGGGCGGTGGTGCACCCGCCCGCCCATTACGCGGATCTGTTGATGGACGCCGGCTGCCGCGTCGACGCCTGGGAGACCACCTATCTGCATCAGCTGACCGGCGAGCACCCGGTGCTGCAGTGGATCACCGGCACCGCGCTGGTGCCGGTGCGTGAGCGCCTCGACGACGACGGCTTCGACCAGTTTCGCCAGGAGTTGATCCCGCTGCTGGACGACGCCTACCCGCCGCGGGCCGACGGCACCACGATCTTCCCGTTCCGCCGGCTGTTCATCGTGGCGCAGGTCGACGGGCGCCGCTCAGCCGGTTGA
- the eccE gene encoding type VII secretion protein EccE: protein MTHAIPKPGAARIALALLAVVPAVMAYPWQSTRAYWLLGIAAAAVILLFGWWRGLYFTTILRRRLAIIRRSSNRVSLHAEPDANTRTTALLRVGPASSDTGTLPLPLIASYSNRYGVRADRIRITSRDNGSGAPETWIGLTVSAVDNLAALQARSSRIPLRETAEVAARRLADHLREIGFDANTVGAEDVPEVLAFESDRTARETWRAVQQDGSDYVAAYRITSGSGLPETLAAVRAQQAREIWTALEIADSGAHYTVAAACALRTDAAPGGAAPVAGLTLERGNQRPALQALDPLSTRRLDGHTQAPADLLERLDWPTAQGPAEALSRT, encoded by the coding sequence GTGACTCACGCGATTCCCAAACCCGGGGCCGCCAGGATCGCCCTGGCGCTGCTGGCCGTGGTCCCGGCCGTGATGGCCTACCCATGGCAGTCCACCCGGGCCTACTGGTTGCTCGGCATCGCCGCCGCGGCGGTGATCCTGCTGTTCGGATGGTGGCGCGGTCTGTACTTCACCACGATCCTGCGCCGGCGGCTGGCCATCATCCGCCGCTCGTCCAACCGGGTGAGCCTGCACGCGGAGCCCGATGCGAACACCCGCACCACCGCGCTGCTGCGAGTGGGGCCGGCGTCGTCGGACACCGGCACGCTCCCGTTGCCACTGATCGCCAGCTACTCCAACCGCTACGGTGTCCGCGCCGATAGGATCCGAATCACCAGTCGTGACAACGGATCCGGCGCCCCCGAAACCTGGATCGGATTGACGGTTTCAGCCGTCGACAACCTGGCCGCGTTGCAGGCCCGCTCGTCGCGGATCCCGCTACGTGAGACGGCCGAGGTGGCCGCCCGCCGGCTCGCCGATCACCTGCGTGAAATCGGCTTCGACGCCAACACCGTTGGCGCCGAGGATGTTCCGGAGGTGTTGGCCTTCGAGTCTGACAGGACGGCCCGCGAAACCTGGCGTGCGGTGCAGCAGGACGGCTCGGATTATGTTGCGGCATATCGGATCACGTCGGGGTCCGGGTTGCCGGAAACGCTCGCCGCGGTGCGTGCGCAGCAGGCGCGGGAGATCTGGACGGCGCTCGAGATCGCGGACTCGGGAGCCCATTACACGGTGGCCGCGGCGTGCGCGTTGCGCACCGATGCCGCGCCGGGCGGCGCCGCGCCGGTGGCCGGTCTGACCTTGGAGCGGGGCAACCAGCGGCCGGCGCTGCAGGCGCTGGACCCACTGTCCACCCGGCGGCTCGACGGGCACACGCAAGCGCCTGCCGACCTGCTGGAGCGGTTGGACTGGCCTACTGCGCAAGGCCCCGCCGAGGCTCTCAGTCGTACATGA
- a CDS encoding phosphatase PAP2 family protein translates to MSSPRIATRPSWPVWLVAAAVALYAMLWVGHREHWGWLQSFDWALLNPAHDIGIKHTGWVRLWVVVSFVLGPVPLRLLSLAVMVFALVRRRVRMGLLLLACGPLNGFITLVAKNLAGRPRPSTALVYAAETSFPSGHALEAMCSLLALLAFWLPVVTRRQARVVAMALAGLGVFMVGVARVALNVHHPSDVIAGWALGYVYFMVCLWVFRPGSPHRDPTGS, encoded by the coding sequence ATGAGCAGCCCCCGAATCGCCACCCGACCTTCCTGGCCTGTTTGGCTGGTAGCGGCAGCGGTGGCGCTCTACGCCATGCTCTGGGTGGGGCACCGGGAGCACTGGGGCTGGCTGCAGTCGTTCGACTGGGCGCTGCTGAATCCCGCGCACGACATCGGCATCAAGCACACCGGATGGGTTCGGCTCTGGGTGGTGGTGTCCTTTGTGCTGGGCCCAGTCCCGCTGCGGTTGTTGAGCCTGGCGGTGATGGTGTTCGCGCTGGTGCGCCGGCGGGTGCGGATGGGGCTGCTGCTGTTGGCCTGTGGGCCGTTGAACGGGTTCATCACGCTGGTGGCCAAGAATCTGGCCGGGCGTCCGCGACCGAGTACCGCCCTGGTGTACGCGGCCGAGACGTCGTTCCCCTCCGGACACGCACTCGAGGCGATGTGCAGTCTGCTTGCGCTGCTGGCCTTCTGGCTGCCGGTGGTCACGCGCCGACAGGCCCGGGTCGTCGCGATGGCGCTCGCGGGTCTGGGTGTCTTCATGGTCGGCGTGGCCCGGGTCGCACTGAACGTGCACCACCCCTCCGACGTGATCGCCGGCTGGGCGCTGGGCTACGTGTATTTCATGGTGTGTCTCTGGGTTTTTCGGCCCGGGTCACCGCACCGTGACCCAACCGGGTCTTAA
- a CDS encoding sulfatase family protein encodes MAGDSGATAQNVVLVHWHDLGRHLGVYGHPDVSSPRLDRLAAEGVLFTRAHATAPLCSPSRGSLFTGRYPQSNGLLGLAHHGWEYRTDVRTLPQLLAESGWYTALFGMQHETSYPKRLGFDEFDVSNSYCEYVVEKVGEWLQDSPADLSDQPFLLTAGFFETHRPYPHDRYEPADSSAVQLPDYLPDTPEVRGDVADFYGSITTADAAVGQILDTLAQTGLDASTWVVFFTDHGPAFPRAKSTLYDAGTGIALIIRPPTSLDVTPRVYDELFSGVDLLPTLLSLLGIEVPADVEGVSHADALFAPEAIEPVRDHVYTTKTYHDSFDPIRAIRTKDYSYIENYVPRPLLDLPWDIEESPSGIAVAPFVTAPRPQRELYDLREDPTETTNLLTDPAATAESDAIAADLAVRLHDWRQRTGDVIPSEFAGTRISVRYTETYLQIHRATPTSRSAIAADRGIEEAAEPGSTG; translated from the coding sequence GTGGCCGGTGACTCGGGAGCAACCGCGCAGAATGTCGTGCTGGTGCACTGGCACGACCTGGGGCGTCACCTCGGTGTCTACGGCCACCCCGATGTGTCGAGTCCACGGCTGGACCGCCTTGCCGCCGAGGGCGTCCTGTTTACCCGGGCCCATGCCACCGCTCCGTTGTGCTCGCCCTCGCGCGGGTCGCTGTTCACCGGGCGCTACCCGCAGAGCAACGGCCTGCTCGGATTGGCACACCACGGTTGGGAATACCGCACCGACGTGCGCACGCTGCCTCAACTGCTTGCGGAATCGGGTTGGTATACAGCGCTTTTCGGCATGCAGCACGAGACCTCCTATCCCAAGAGGCTCGGTTTCGACGAGTTCGACGTGTCGAACTCCTACTGCGAGTACGTGGTCGAGAAGGTCGGAGAATGGCTGCAGGACAGCCCGGCGGATCTGTCCGACCAGCCATTCCTGTTGACGGCCGGGTTCTTCGAAACCCACCGGCCCTACCCCCATGACCGTTACGAACCGGCCGACAGTTCGGCCGTCCAGCTGCCCGACTACCTGCCCGACACCCCGGAGGTGCGCGGGGACGTCGCCGATTTCTACGGCTCCATCACCACCGCGGACGCCGCGGTCGGCCAGATACTGGACACGCTGGCGCAGACCGGTCTGGATGCCAGCACCTGGGTAGTGTTCTTCACCGACCACGGTCCGGCGTTCCCGCGGGCGAAGTCCACGCTGTATGACGCAGGAACCGGCATCGCCCTGATCATCCGGCCGCCCACCAGCCTGGACGTGACGCCGCGCGTCTACGACGAGTTGTTCAGCGGCGTCGACCTGTTGCCCACGCTGCTGAGTCTGCTGGGCATCGAGGTGCCCGCCGACGTCGAGGGCGTCTCGCACGCCGATGCGCTGTTCGCGCCGGAGGCGATCGAACCGGTGCGCGACCACGTGTACACGACTAAGACCTACCACGACTCGTTCGATCCGATCCGGGCCATCCGCACCAAGGACTACAGCTACATCGAGAATTACGTGCCCAGGCCGCTGCTGGACCTGCCGTGGGACATCGAGGAGAGCCCGTCCGGAATCGCTGTCGCACCCTTCGTCACGGCGCCCCGACCACAGCGCGAACTCTACGATCTACGCGAGGACCCCACCGAGACCACCAATCTGCTGACCGACCCGGCGGCCACCGCGGAGTCCGATGCCATCGCCGCCGATCTTGCGGTGCGGCTGCACGATTGGCGCCAGCGCACCGGCGACGTGATCCCCTCGGAGTTCGCCGGCACCCGGATCTCAGTGCGCTACACCGAAACGTATCTGCAGATCCATCGCGCGACGCCGACCAGCCGCTCAGCGATCGCGGCGGACCGGGGTATCGAGGAAGCGGCAGAACCCGGATCAACCGGCTGA
- the bluB gene encoding 5,6-dimethylbenzimidazole synthase — protein sequence MTEYAYTAAERRAVYRVIAERRDMRRFSPGAQVPEEVLTRLLRAAHAAPSVGLMQPWRFIRITDQDLRRRIHGLVDAERGLTAAALGPREAEFLALKVEGILECAELLVVALCDDRDAHVFGRRTLPQMDLASVSCAIQNLWLAARCEGLGVGWVSLFDPLQLAALLGMPAGAEPVAILCVGPVPKFPDRPALELDGWTTARPLPEFVSENQWQTPGNGRTV from the coding sequence ATGACCGAGTACGCATACACCGCGGCCGAACGTCGCGCCGTGTACCGCGTGATCGCCGAGCGACGCGACATGCGCCGCTTCTCCCCCGGCGCGCAGGTGCCCGAGGAGGTGCTGACACGTCTGCTGCGAGCCGCGCATGCCGCGCCCAGTGTGGGGCTGATGCAGCCGTGGCGCTTCATCCGGATCACCGACCAGGACCTGCGGCGGCGCATTCACGGGCTGGTCGATGCCGAACGTGGGCTCACCGCGGCGGCGCTGGGGCCGCGCGAGGCGGAATTCCTGGCGCTGAAAGTGGAGGGCATCCTCGAGTGCGCGGAACTGTTGGTGGTCGCGTTGTGCGACGACCGGGACGCGCACGTCTTCGGCCGTCGCACGCTCCCGCAGATGGACCTGGCGTCGGTGTCGTGCGCGATCCAGAACCTGTGGTTGGCGGCGCGGTGCGAAGGCCTCGGCGTGGGCTGGGTGTCGCTGTTCGATCCGCTCCAGCTGGCGGCGTTGCTGGGGATGCCCGCCGGCGCCGAACCAGTGGCAATTCTGTGTGTGGGGCCGGTCCCGAAGTTTCCGGACCGGCCCGCGCTGGAACTCGACGGCTGGACCACGGCGCGGCCGCTGCCCGAGTTCGTCTCGGAGAATCAATGGCAGACTCCTGGAAACGGAAGGACGGTGTGA
- a CDS encoding WXG100 family type VII secretion target, with protein sequence MSQIMYNYPAMLAHAGDMSGYAGTLQGLGADISAEQAALQNAWQGDTGVTYQAWQVQWNQAMEDLVRAYQAMASTHEANTMSMMARDAAEAAKWGG encoded by the coding sequence ATGTCGCAGATCATGTACAACTACCCGGCGATGCTCGCCCACGCCGGGGACATGTCGGGCTACGCTGGCACCTTGCAGGGCCTGGGCGCCGACATCTCGGCCGAGCAGGCCGCGCTGCAGAACGCCTGGCAGGGTGACACCGGGGTGACCTACCAGGCCTGGCAGGTGCAGTGGAATCAGGCCATGGAGGACCTGGTTCGCGCCTATCAGGCGATGGCCAGCACCCATGAAGCCAACACCATGTCGATGATGGCCCGGGATGCGGCCGAAGCCGCCAAGTGGGGCGGTTAG
- a CDS encoding ESX secretion-associated protein EspG has translation MDASPNAVELTVDQAWFIAETAGAGSFPWVLAITNPYRDAAQRAAFFDRQKDELTRMGVMTQGGVINPAITDWIKVVCFPDRWLDLRYLGPGSVTDAGDMLRGIVAQRAGATVVALRSAQLVTFTAMDIDDPRALVPVLGVGLMQRPPARFEEFSMPTRVGARADERLRAGVPLTEVLDYLGIPVSARAVVESVFTGPRSYVEIVAGCNRDGRYSTTEVGLSIIDTTAGRVLVSPSRAFDGEWVSTFSPGTPFATAVAIERLTSFLPDGDWFPGHRLSRDFSTQTTA, from the coding sequence ATGGACGCTTCGCCCAATGCCGTCGAACTGACGGTCGATCAGGCGTGGTTCATTGCGGAAACCGCTGGGGCGGGCAGCTTTCCATGGGTGCTCGCGATCACCAACCCGTATCGCGATGCCGCACAACGAGCCGCGTTCTTCGACCGGCAGAAGGACGAGCTGACCCGGATGGGAGTGATGACGCAAGGCGGTGTCATCAACCCGGCGATCACCGACTGGATCAAAGTGGTGTGCTTCCCAGACCGGTGGCTCGACCTGCGTTACCTGGGTCCGGGTTCGGTGACCGACGCCGGAGACATGCTGCGCGGAATCGTCGCGCAGCGTGCCGGGGCCACCGTGGTCGCGCTGCGCAGCGCGCAGCTGGTCACCTTTACCGCGATGGACATCGACGACCCGCGAGCGCTGGTTCCGGTGCTGGGTGTCGGATTGATGCAACGGCCGCCGGCCAGATTCGAGGAATTCAGCATGCCGACCCGGGTGGGGGCCCGGGCCGACGAGCGGCTGCGCGCCGGTGTGCCGCTCACGGAAGTCCTTGACTACCTGGGGATTCCGGTTTCGGCGCGCGCCGTGGTGGAGTCCGTCTTTACCGGGCCGCGCAGCTACGTCGAGATCGTGGCCGGCTGCAACCGCGACGGCCGGTACAGCACCACCGAGGTGGGACTGAGCATCATCGACACCACCGCCGGGCGGGTGTTGGTCAGTCCGTCCCGGGCCTTCGACGGCGAATGGGTTTCGACATTCAGTCCCGGCACGCCCTTCGCGACCGCCGTCGCGATCGAGCGACTGACGTCCTTCCTGCCGGACGGGGATTGGTTCCCCGGCCACCGGTTATCGCGCGACTTCTCCACCCAGACAACGGCATAA
- a CDS encoding alpha/beta hydrolase family protein yields the protein MSEISDLVGDEDPISPPLPIPDVPGGDVGVEGLPARSTLSPRQRLVVEASAISDVALRTTASALLATTVAPVVVSSNLRRGDSGSERDKLKFYAELGAQRDPRLSFPAPLEPPKNVSRHASPIAQRVALATIDNISFPSSFRAVNPAMRKRWSALSANNVVRAQHWRHDDGPRPTLCVIHGFMGSSYLLNGLFFSLPWYFRSGYDVLLYTLPFHGKRAEKHSPFSGFGYFASGLSGFAEAMAQAVHDFRSVVDYLHSTGVDRIALTGLSLGGYTSALIASVDDRLEAVIPNCPVITPGDLFDEWFPASTLIKFGRWLTSIDDEELQAGLAYHGPLNYRPLLSKDRRMIITGLGDRMAPPEHAVALWKHWDRCALHWFPGSHVLHVSQLDYLRRMTPFLRQFMYD from the coding sequence ATGTCTGAGATTTCGGACCTGGTTGGCGACGAAGATCCGATCAGTCCTCCGCTACCCATTCCCGACGTACCTGGCGGCGACGTCGGAGTCGAGGGTCTGCCCGCCCGATCCACCCTGTCGCCCCGACAGCGACTGGTGGTGGAAGCCTCGGCGATCAGCGATGTCGCACTGCGGACTACGGCCTCGGCGCTGCTGGCCACCACGGTGGCTCCCGTGGTGGTCAGTAGCAACCTGCGCCGCGGGGACTCGGGCAGCGAGCGCGACAAGCTCAAGTTCTATGCCGAACTCGGCGCCCAGCGTGATCCGCGCCTGTCCTTCCCGGCTCCCTTGGAGCCGCCGAAAAACGTGTCCCGGCATGCCAGTCCGATCGCGCAACGGGTCGCCCTGGCCACCATCGACAACATCTCATTCCCCAGCAGCTTTCGGGCAGTCAACCCCGCCATGCGCAAGCGCTGGAGTGCGCTGTCCGCCAACAATGTGGTGCGGGCCCAACATTGGCGCCATGACGACGGGCCGCGGCCCACCCTGTGCGTGATCCACGGCTTCATGGGGTCCTCGTACCTGCTGAACGGCCTGTTCTTTTCGCTGCCCTGGTATTTCCGGTCCGGCTACGACGTGCTGTTGTACACATTGCCGTTTCATGGCAAACGAGCCGAAAAGCATTCGCCGTTCAGCGGCTTCGGTTACTTCGCCAGCGGCTTGAGCGGTTTCGCCGAGGCGATGGCCCAGGCCGTGCACGACTTCCGGTCCGTGGTGGACTATCTGCACAGCACGGGTGTGGATCGGATTGCGCTGACCGGACTCTCACTCGGCGGGTACACCTCGGCGCTGATCGCCTCTGTCGACGACCGACTGGAGGCGGTCATCCCGAACTGTCCGGTCATCACGCCCGGCGACCTTTTCGACGAGTGGTTCCCGGCGAGCACGTTGATCAAGTTCGGCCGATGGCTGACCAGCATCGACGACGAGGAATTACAGGCGGGACTGGCCTACCACGGCCCGCTGAACTACCGCCCGCTGCTGTCCAAGGACCGTCGGATGATCATCACCGGGCTCGGTGATCGGATGGCCCCACCGGAGCACGCGGTGGCCCTGTGGAAGCACTGGGACCGCTGCGCACTGCACTGGTTCCCCGGGAGCCACGTGCTACACGTGAGTCAGCTGGACTACCTGCGGCGAATGACGCCGTTCCTGCGTCAGTTCATGTACGACTGA